A single window of Vidua chalybeata isolate OUT-0048 chromosome 7, bVidCha1 merged haplotype, whole genome shotgun sequence DNA harbors:
- the SPP2 gene encoding secreted phosphoprotein 24, with product MRILIFFLTLSIFSCSGFPAYDYDLPVTEEALNASLARINSQSWSRNLYGVVRSRVMGVDTWDSDTYGLDLHFSIRETVCTKASGRDPFTCDFKTGPFVPTASCRSVVEVSGGLIANITVRCHRSTFSSESMSSEEMMHVPITTPDRRGSARREDDAFAPEAFPSRGRGSSRRDWNKPSYFSPGKME from the exons ATGAGgatcctaatttttttcctcacactgAGCATTTTCTCATGTTCAG GGTTTCCAGCATATGACTATGACCTCCCTGTCACAGAAGAGGCTCTCAATGCTTCACTTGCACGGATCAATTCCCAGTCATGGAGCAGAAACCTGTATGGTGTTGTCAGGAGCCGAGTCATGGGA GTGGACACGTGGGACAGCGATACTTACGGGTTAGATCTGCACTTCAGCATCCGCGAGACCGTGTGCACCAAAGCTTCGGGGAGAGACCCCTTTACCTGTGACTTCAAAACTGGCCCTTTCGTG CCCACTGCTTCCTGCAGGAGCGTTGTGGAAGTCTCCGGGGGGCTGATTGCCAACATCACCGTGCGATGCCATCGCAGCACATTCAGCTCAGAATCCATGAGCAGCGAGGAG ATGATGCACGTGCCCATAACGACCCCTGACAGGCGAGGCAGCGCTCGCAGGGAAG aTGATGCTTTTGCTCCTGAAGCCTTCCCTTCAAGGGGAAGAGGCAGCAGCCGCAGAGACTGGAACAAACCCAGCTACTTCAGCCCTGGCAAGATGGAATAA
- the LOC128790488 gene encoding maestro heat-like repeat-containing protein family member 6 isoform X2 produces the protein MLHPPGASRGCPCLGRAGLGCVLRPLPQPLSSGCAHSLPDAALDHKQEQESTRGRFRRAAQLVCKFIRSIRQEETSAMGTGLREYSEVLKHETSAALLDLLVERGVFRAEQVPAMVRFIHQWLTANDSAEHRLDNTLLHLTKAQPNDAVMTLLRVAPSCDRAAMAMWKTIMCSPRTAEVVQLILLDVLGSWPEYSTCTSNGDKTGVFALAATVVMWKILQEPCVPHNVKLHFPHLFVHLLFQVFFSTEQMPKKVLTFWKGCQEQHGLATSPNRFAVRTLKSLLYQKQYKDVVMAMERKRGWDTLLCADTHHYAVGLLAREMSCISIRSCFRIFRYLLQLLSKEMPYWDLPALAFLVEVLEHLDLSERHADRVLQIFSRHLQSECRERRHLALKGLLKLTDNPSMTEKMWSLTESLVELLRDADGEIVKITVMVLSFIILDKDTPIPSSFALQLAQAVVLLFDLDNSQVQLLSMLLFRTLLTLPLEKERKTLKSQVCHSLLPLFFHCHDENQRVAEASREMLICVAEFLNRRDLEKLVKKEKLWIFANCLLAEDRSRAAEHLRRALPYLQSPQEPLREAAVRFMGMAGRSLRGQQGELQLICNALEGMVNDISVSVGSLAIQSLCILKAVEQAPMPKFQRLRDQLRRAWKTRPRLSRLGWLGCWGSVEG, from the exons CTCGTTTGCAAATTCATCAGGAGCATTCGGCAGGAAGAGACCAGCGCCATGGGCACTGGGCTCAGAGAATACTCAGAGGTCCTCAAACATGAGaccagtgctgccctgctggattTGCTTGTGGAGAGGGgtgttttcagagcagagcaa GTGCCTGCCATGGTGAGATTCATCCACCAGTGGCTCACGGCCAATGattctgctgagcacaggctggaCAACACCCTGCTGCATCTCACGAAAGCGCAGCCAAATGACGCAGTAATGACACTCCTGCGTGTGGCCCCATCCTGTGACAG agctgccatggCCATGTGGAAGACCATCATGTGCTCACCCAGGACTGCGGAGGTGGTGCAGCTGATTCTCCTGGATGTGCTGGGGAGCTGGCCAGAGTACAGCACGTGCACCTCCAATGGGGACAAAACGGGTGTCtttgccctggct GCAACTGTGGTGATGTGGAAGATCCTCCAggagccctgtgtcccacaCAACGTGAAGCTGCATTTCCCCCACCTATTTGTGCATCTGCTCTTCCAAGTGTTCTTCAGCACTGAACAGATGCCAAAGAAGGTCCTTACCTTCTGGAAGGGATGCCAGGAGCAACACGGccttgccaccagccccaacag gTTTGCAGTGAGGACCCTGAAGTCCCTGCTGTACCAAAAGCAGTACAAGGATGTGGTGATGGCAATGGAACGCAAGCGTGGCTGGGACACGCTGCTCTGTGCCGACACCCACCACTATGCCgtgggtctgctggccag GGAGATGTCCTGCATCTCCATACGCTCGTGTTTCCGGATTTTTCGCtatctgctccagctgctcagcaaagAGATGCCATACTGGGATCTGCCCGCCCTGGCGTTCCTGGTGGAG gtcctcGAGCACCTGGACTTGAGTGAACGCCATGCTGACAGAGTCCTGCAAATCTTCTCAAGGCACCTGCAGAGTGAGTGCAGGGAGAGGCGTCACCTGGCACTCAAGGGCCTTCTCAAGCTCACTGACAATCCCTCGATG ACGGAAAAAATGTGGAGCCTGACTGAAAGTCTTGTGGAGCTCCTGCGGGATGCAGATGGAGAGATTGTTAAGATAACAGTCATGGTACTCAGCTTTATAATCTTGGACAAGGACACGCCAATACCCAGCTCCTTTGCCCTGCAGCTGGCTCAGGCAGTCGTGCTACTCTTTGACCTC GACAATAGCCAGGTACAGCTGCTCTCCATGCTGCTCTTCCGAACACTGCTGACTCTTCcactggaaaaggagagaaagactCTGAAGTCACAAGTGTGCCACAGCCTGCTGCCACTCTTCTTCCACTGCCACGATGAGAATCAGCGTGTGGCAGAG gcttctcGGGAAATGCTGATTTGTGTGGCCGAGTTCCTGAACAGGAGAGATCTTGAGAAACTGGTGAAGAAGGAGAAACTCTGGATTTTCGCCAACTGCCTG ctggcagaggacaggagccgagcggccgagcacctgcGCCGGGCCCTGCCCtacctgcagagcccacaggagCCCCTGCGAGAGGCGGCCGTCAGGTTCATGG GGATGGCCGGGCGGAGCTtgagggggcagcagggagagctccagCTGATCTGCAATG CCCTTGAAGGAATGGTGAATGACATCAGCGTCAGCGTTGGAAGCCTGGCAATTCAATCATTGTGCATACTGAAGGCAGTAGAGCAGGCTCCCATGCCAAAGTTCCAGAGGCTGCGAGATCAGCTGCGCCGGGCATGGAAGACACGACCTCGTCTGTCGCGGCTCggctggctgggctgctggggctctgtggAGGGCTGA
- the LOC128790488 gene encoding maestro heat-like repeat-containing protein family member 6 isoform X1 — MWRFSEGSLLQVPKNPVTDMEKRPPRVPKLAWVEEEEEGPGAAPAQVTEKVVPFHPPQEDAALDHRQEQESTRGRFRRAAQLVCKFIRSIRQEETSAMGTGLREYSEVLKHETSAALLDLLVERGVFRAEQVPAMVRFIHQWLTANDSAEHRLDNTLLHLTKAQPNDAVMTLLRVAPSCDRAAMAMWKTIMCSPRTAEVVQLILLDVLGSWPEYSTCTSNGDKTGVFALAATVVMWKILQEPCVPHNVKLHFPHLFVHLLFQVFFSTEQMPKKVLTFWKGCQEQHGLATSPNRFAVRTLKSLLYQKQYKDVVMAMERKRGWDTLLCADTHHYAVGLLAREMSCISIRSCFRIFRYLLQLLSKEMPYWDLPALAFLVEVLEHLDLSERHADRVLQIFSRHLQSECRERRHLALKGLLKLTDNPSMTEKMWSLTESLVELLRDADGEIVKITVMVLSFIILDKDTPIPSSFALQLAQAVVLLFDLDNSQVQLLSMLLFRTLLTLPLEKERKTLKSQVCHSLLPLFFHCHDENQRVAEASREMLICVAEFLNRRDLEKLVKKEKLWIFANCLLAEDRSRAAEHLRRALPYLQSPQEPLREAAVRFMGMAGRSLRGQQGELQLICNALEGMVNDISVSVGSLAIQSLCILKAVEQAPMPKFQRLRDQLRRAWKTRPRLSRLGWLGCWGSVEG; from the exons ATGTGGAGATTTTCTGAGGGATCTCTCCTGCAAGTTCCCAAAAATCCAGTCACTGACATGGAGAAGAGACCCCCAAGAGTGCCCAAGCTGGCatgggtggaggaggaggaagaaggccctggagctgccccagcacaagTGACTGAAAAGGTGGTGCCGTTCCATCCACCGCAGGAgg ATGCAGCCCTGGACCACAGACAAGAGCAGGAATCCACCCGTGGCCGCTTCCGCAGAGCAGCGCAG CTCGTTTGCAAATTCATCAGGAGCATTCGGCAGGAAGAGACCAGCGCCATGGGCACTGGGCTCAGAGAATACTCAGAGGTCCTCAAACATGAGaccagtgctgccctgctggattTGCTTGTGGAGAGGGgtgttttcagagcagagcaa GTGCCTGCCATGGTGAGATTCATCCACCAGTGGCTCACGGCCAATGattctgctgagcacaggctggaCAACACCCTGCTGCATCTCACGAAAGCGCAGCCAAATGACGCAGTAATGACACTCCTGCGTGTGGCCCCATCCTGTGACAG agctgccatggCCATGTGGAAGACCATCATGTGCTCACCCAGGACTGCGGAGGTGGTGCAGCTGATTCTCCTGGATGTGCTGGGGAGCTGGCCAGAGTACAGCACGTGCACCTCCAATGGGGACAAAACGGGTGTCtttgccctggct GCAACTGTGGTGATGTGGAAGATCCTCCAggagccctgtgtcccacaCAACGTGAAGCTGCATTTCCCCCACCTATTTGTGCATCTGCTCTTCCAAGTGTTCTTCAGCACTGAACAGATGCCAAAGAAGGTCCTTACCTTCTGGAAGGGATGCCAGGAGCAACACGGccttgccaccagccccaacag gTTTGCAGTGAGGACCCTGAAGTCCCTGCTGTACCAAAAGCAGTACAAGGATGTGGTGATGGCAATGGAACGCAAGCGTGGCTGGGACACGCTGCTCTGTGCCGACACCCACCACTATGCCgtgggtctgctggccag GGAGATGTCCTGCATCTCCATACGCTCGTGTTTCCGGATTTTTCGCtatctgctccagctgctcagcaaagAGATGCCATACTGGGATCTGCCCGCCCTGGCGTTCCTGGTGGAG gtcctcGAGCACCTGGACTTGAGTGAACGCCATGCTGACAGAGTCCTGCAAATCTTCTCAAGGCACCTGCAGAGTGAGTGCAGGGAGAGGCGTCACCTGGCACTCAAGGGCCTTCTCAAGCTCACTGACAATCCCTCGATG ACGGAAAAAATGTGGAGCCTGACTGAAAGTCTTGTGGAGCTCCTGCGGGATGCAGATGGAGAGATTGTTAAGATAACAGTCATGGTACTCAGCTTTATAATCTTGGACAAGGACACGCCAATACCCAGCTCCTTTGCCCTGCAGCTGGCTCAGGCAGTCGTGCTACTCTTTGACCTC GACAATAGCCAGGTACAGCTGCTCTCCATGCTGCTCTTCCGAACACTGCTGACTCTTCcactggaaaaggagagaaagactCTGAAGTCACAAGTGTGCCACAGCCTGCTGCCACTCTTCTTCCACTGCCACGATGAGAATCAGCGTGTGGCAGAG gcttctcGGGAAATGCTGATTTGTGTGGCCGAGTTCCTGAACAGGAGAGATCTTGAGAAACTGGTGAAGAAGGAGAAACTCTGGATTTTCGCCAACTGCCTG ctggcagaggacaggagccgagcggccgagcacctgcGCCGGGCCCTGCCCtacctgcagagcccacaggagCCCCTGCGAGAGGCGGCCGTCAGGTTCATGG GGATGGCCGGGCGGAGCTtgagggggcagcagggagagctccagCTGATCTGCAATG CCCTTGAAGGAATGGTGAATGACATCAGCGTCAGCGTTGGAAGCCTGGCAATTCAATCATTGTGCATACTGAAGGCAGTAGAGCAGGCTCCCATGCCAAAGTTCCAGAGGCTGCGAGATCAGCTGCGCCGGGCATGGAAGACACGACCTCGTCTGTCGCGGCTCggctggctgggctgctggggctctgtggAGGGCTGA
- the LOC128790491 gene encoding endogenous retrovirus group 3 member 1 Env polyprotein-like has translation MEVGRVPCTGPLLLLALLTMINIQGSQTDPCDRCYYPLYAGDSWSAVLRIHTNPSPNCIDFLQLTTCVEDGTTYWLSENIGNHKQKLLGECPTREKWICLEKKPEKKEKAKEVHKPDFIKEKEVKGVIRKGAGLKILGGKNLVLDLVEKICHEFNITICWICGDTRTAEIWPWEGIALSPKEILKLMKNKMRIQRSSPVQDKRNDEEVWNLKSEVVGKEYLWRKGSSKFISYVGELSCKRYLVTNDTHQWWIPGAPHLYWSRKQKQGCSYIQREKLYECITRDLNLFHDDPQMYKFWSKNGVTSVEHHKFWRAPNELFWFCGRMAYVMLPKDWTGSCTLGIVKPSFFLLPRDESQHLGIPLYDELKRKRRDLIGGSQKWGEEEWPPERIIETYGPATWAQDGSWGYRTPIYMLNKIIRLQAVLEIITNETALVLDLISTQNRQMRTAIYQNRLALDYLLAEEGGVCGKFNSSECCIEIDDYGDLIKNITTRIRKLAHVPVQRWSPLMKLNWWDNLLGGEWWKKVLLIAGGALISLILLPCVIPCLIWLITNIVQNSLDSLSREKIEKIMIIQENKLGENSKTAKKTYEKYQKLRKIYQVCDTPV, from the coding sequence ATGGAGGTTGGGAGAGTGCCCTGTACCGGACCCTTGTTGCTGTTAGCACTGCTAACAATGATAAACATCCAGGGAAGTCAGACAGACCCCTGTGATAGATGTTACTATCCACTTTATGCAGGAGACTCTTGGAGTGCCGTCCTAAGAATTCATACAAATCCGAGTCCCAACTGTATTGACTTTTTACAATTAACAACATGTGTAGAGGACGGTACAACCTATTGGCTCTCCGAAAACATAGGAAATCATAAACAAAAACTGTTGGGAGAATGCCCTACAAGGGAAAAATGGATATGTTTGGAGAAGAAGCcggagaaaaaggagaaagcaaaagagGTTCACAAACCTGACtttataaaggaaaaggaagtgaaagGGGTAATAAGAAAAGGAGCAGGACTCAAGATTCTAGGTGGGAAAAATCTGGTTTTAGACCTAGTTGAAAAGATATGCCATGAATTTAATATAACTATCTGTTGGATTTGTGGAGACACTAGAACAGCAGAAATCTGGCCGTGGGAAGGAATTGCACTGAGTCCAAAAGAGATcttaaaattaatgaagaatAAGATGAGAATCCAAAGGTCATCACCTGTGCAAGATAAAAGGAATGATGAAGAAGTATGGAATTTAAAATCTGAAGTAGTCGGTAAAGAATATCTGTGGAGGAAGGGATCTTCTAAGTTCATTTCATATGTGGGTGAGTTATCCTGTAAACGATATCTAGTTACCAACGACACCCACCAATGGTGGATTCCTGGGGCTCCCCACCTTTATTGGTCCAGGAAACAAAAACAGGGGTGTTCTTATATTCAAAGGGAAAAGTTATATGAATGTATTACCAGGGATCTCAACCTTTTCCATGATGATCCCCAAATGTACAAGTTTTGGAGTAAAAATGGGGTCACTTCTGTAGAACATCATAAATTCTGGAGAGCCCCAAATgagttattttggttttgtggtagAATGGCGTATGTAATGTTGCCTAAAGATTGGACAGGAAGTTGTACACTAGGTATTGTAaaaccttctttctttttactgcCCAGAGACGAAAGTCAGCATCTAGGAATCCCCTTATATGATGAATTAAAGCGTAAGAGAAGAGACTTAATTGGTGGGTCTCaaaagtggggggaagaagAGTGGCCTCCAGAAAGAATAATCGAGACATATGGCCCTGCCACTTGGGCCCAAGATGGGTCGTGGGGGTACCGAACCCCTATTTAtatgttaaataaaattattagaTTACAGGCAGTGTTGGAAATCATAACCAATGAAACGGCCTTGGTCTTAGATCTAATCTCTACCCAAAACCGCCAAATGAGAACGGCTATCTACCAAAATCGATTAGCATTGGATTATTTATTGGCAGAAGAAGGAGGGGTCTGTGGTAAATTTAATTCATCAGAGTGTTGTATTGAAATTGATGACTATGGAGATCTTATCAAAAACATTACAACCAGAATTAGAAAATTGGCACATGTCCCGGTCCAGAGATGGAGCCCTCTAATGAAACTGAATTGGTGGGATAACCTCTTAGGGGGAGAATGGTGGAAGAAGGTTTTATTGATTGCAGGAGGTGCCTTAATAAGTCTTATTCTACTTCCTTGTGTAATACCTTGTTTAATTTGGTTGATAACTAACATTGTGCAGAATTCCCTAGACAGCTTAAGCAGAGAGAAGATCGAGAAGATCATGATcatacaagaaaataaactgggGGAGAACTCCAAAACTGCCAAGAAGACCTATGAAAAGTaccagaaattaagaaaaatttaccAAGTCTGTGATACTCCTGTTTAA